The sequence atgaaATTTTAAGAACAAATTTGAGAAAGGTATGAAAAGCCATTTTCATTTGAActattttattttacatttttaaTGTTAGAGTTTAAAGATGATTGTATAATCatattttaacatttttattataaaataagtttaaatttttagaaagataaatatcatattgaaaagaaattttaatcaaactatcgaaatctatataaaaaaatcaaatatatatttaatttgtatataatttttttgaaataaaatatcttCTAATATTTGAAGGCAGCTTTATGTGAAAAACCAtagccaattttttttaataaacaagATCAGCATCAAATCTAAACATCATATTTAAATTGGtagtaaataataattattaaaataacaattaagttaaaaataaataaaagatattgTGAAGTGATTTAAATTGGTTATTATTTTAATAAACAATACATTCCTTTACAAATATGCTGTCCTAAACTGTTAAAATTCCATTACACTCTACTTATTATCATTATAAAATGCATCTAAACATTAATTAACTAAAACTTTTCAACACTTTCAAATGATTTAAATTACTTATTATTTTAGTAAAATTTGCATTCTTCTAGAGAGACGTTGCCTTTCCATTTTATATATACAGATGGAGTGCTCTTTATTATTGCCCATGTTAAATTATATGGCATTGGAAATGTTTCCAGGTCTTGTAGAAGATTTAGGGCTTCAATGCCTGGTAAGGGTTCCATACAAGTTCCACAACCATCTTAGGGCCGTCTGCAAGAGCTGGAATGCTGTGCTGAGCAGCGCCCACTTCTGTAAAGAGCGACAGCGCCATAACGAGTGCGAGGAGGGAATAGCTTTCCTTCACAAACGCCCAGGAGATGATTTGGAGCATATTATTGAAGCAATTGTTTACTACCCACTTGAGCACTGGTGGGAAAAATTGCCAAGAATCCCTAAAGAATTTAAACTACAATACACACACTATCATCGCTGTGTATACGTTAGTTCAAAACGTCTACTGGTTATAATGGGGCTTTACAATAAATCTGACAACACAGAAATTGTTTTGATATTTGACTTCTCATCTCGCAGATGGCGGCTGGGCCCCGACGTACCTAGTCGACGCTGCTCTTTTGCATGTGCAGCGTCACCATCTCCAGAAGGTCTTGTGTATATTGGCGGCGGCCTTAATAGAGCTTATGAGAAGGGCCTCAGTCCCCATCTGGTGGAATCTTATGTTCTTAATTTAGATCAAAACAAGTGGTATATTCTTCCTCGCATGAATGCTGATCGACCTCAAGTACGTTGTTATGGTGCTTTTGTTGATGGCAAGTTTTACGTAGTGCCTGATCATGGGCTGAGTGCACAAATTTATGATCCTCGTACACACTTATGGAGAACTATAAATATCCAGGGTCGTTGTCCATATGTTAAGGAATTTGATAATCACTTTATAGCTGTTTCTGGGAGGTTTTATCGCATTGCCTGGAAAAAGGGATGGGTAAGCGTGGAGGAATTTGATATTGCAAACAATACATCAACTATAATAGGAAGATTTGTTCAGATGTTTTCTGTTCATCTCTGTGCTGTTAGATGGCGTGATTACATTTTTGTATGTGCCATGGACATCGACGAGTATATTGctgattattatttttttcatgTTGAGAAAAAGAGATGGACTTGCGTTCAGATGCCCAGAGGGTTTCCAACTGGTTGTTATATCCATGAATTAGCTGCTGTGCAAATTTAATACAACTGGTTTGCTCAAAGGGTATAAGCTCAAGGATTTCTATGACGTGATTTTATATCATTATTAAAGAATTATCCATACCAATTGACTTTTATATCATTTCAGAAAATACCAATGTAGGGATTTTATCTATTCTCTTATTATCCATACGCTTTACACTTTTGACATTTAAAAggtaaattaaaaaatagaatctTCTTGTCTCATACCAATTGTCACAAATAAATAGTTCATAAAATGTAATTATTTGAAGTTGCTCATGATGAAATGAAACTCTCTTGATTTTGATGTTGGGAaaactttttttaattaaataaaaaagagagatttaatttgaaaataaatgaATTATGAGTTAGATccaatttgggctatgaaaaaatacaatatctagagaaaataggggggcttttaagagggggtgacaaaaaaggagtttagggcaatattttttagtatgccatgaacacacgtgctataacccaggttcacttaGTGAAGCCCCCATGGCCCATGTAGTATTGAAAGAATGTCTATCATGTTAAAATGTTTACCTTGTGCATTATAGGTTATAGGGGGGTTACCTAATAGCTACTATCCAAAAAtaatattgtaaaaaaaattaattattagggCATATTTTGTAAACCAACATGTTTTGAGGTATATAAAGGTTTAGATGTTTTATAATAAATTCTTTGTGCACAAAGGTCATTGATTCTTTTGCTTGCCGCATTATATAATGGTGTCAATGAGAGCTAGGAAGCTTCAAatgtatttatttttcttattactTTCTTGCCTATAAATAGAAGGTTTGGGATGGAGTCATTCATCACTTGTTGATCATTTTGTTCTCATTGATTGTGAATTGAATCTTTAAaacttaaaatataattattatatctaATTATATATACAATAAATAATGTACAAACTCTAAACATGATGAAGTGGATAAAATAAAACACCCATGTGAGTAGTTTGATGTAAGAATACATTAAATAGGAAgtttacataaaaatatcaagattTAGAGCTATAGAGAATCATCCCAATTTTGATACTATGATCAGTTGTAGAAAACCCTCATGAGGTGCCTAAATTTGAGATTCTTGTCGGTATGGTAGTTATAATAGAATCTATGATGCATAAGAGGTGAAAGAGATGTGAGATTTCTTTTTTTTATCTTGGTCTCTTGATTATTAACTATTAGGTATTAAATTTCTGCTAGTAACTCAattttgattattggatttaaaatTGACTTGATGGTTTTTTATTTGTAATACCATGATAATTAACTCTACTAAACTCTTATATAAAAtataccaaaaaaataatatttgaacTAATTATAATGTTTTTTATTCCCTTCCAAACCCCTTAAAATGTTACCTCAACTTCTACCATGATATTTTTCAAACAATCGTTCAAAAACACTTATAATTCTCCTCATAAATCCCTATAATTAACTTGAAAACCTCTTAGAATTCAAAATGTGACAAATGTATCAACCTAGAATTCACAATAAAAGACACAAAATAAAGTCAAACTCATTACGTGGAAATGGTAGAAGATATATTGAATAAAGAGCAAGAGTATCCATTGATTATATTTGataaattcatcattttttataatttattctcAAAGTTTTCAAACAGATTTGTCCAATAGCGTACTTCCATCTCTATCTGACTCCATAGTTTGAAATTGGTCAACTATACATGATAAAAATGCTAATGGTATAGTAATATCGATATAATAGGGCCCACGTGAATGTTCATGTCAATGCTATTATTTCAATAATGTCATTCCAACGATTTATTTAAATCCGTTTAAGTTGGCACGTTACGTCGCTTTATGTTTCTAGTATTAATGTCGTACAGTTTAAACTATACCCTGCGGATGTTTTCTTGTCCCAGAAACAAAAGATTTTGTCTCCAAATCTCTTGAGGCCATGTTTTTGAGTGGAAGATCTGGCTAAAGAAAACGATGGCAAAACGTTGAAATGGAAGGCCACGGCAATCGTTTCATATATTTTTCCCGTGAATAAATCTAGTTTTTTAAGAGATTTGTGGGGATTCTGCGTGAAGAAGTGACAACTGATTGTGTAGAAGTTGCAAGATTTTGTTGCGTGGTCATCTTCAAATGAAAGGAGTTTAATGTCCGGCAGCATTCGGATTACATTGAAAAATGTGAGATTTTCAGGCAACAGCAGCTCTAGTGGCGATTCAAACGCAAACGCTATTATCAGTATTCCTATGTGCGTCTCCAACCCTATGCACTATAATGGCTTAAATTGAGTAAATGAAAGGCTTTAAATTAAAAAGATGTTTCTTTTCATAAATCAAATCACTTACAAATATTTAGAaacaaaaaagaagagaaaagagggAGAAATAAAGTTCACTTACAAATATTTAGAaacaaaaaagaagagaaaagagggAGAAATAAGGATCGTatttcaaatattattcaaatttgAAACTTTGAATTCTCACAACACattaaagaaaaaacataaatCCATGTAGACTGCTCCCAATTCCTATTCTATTAGTAGTAAATTTCATTCAATTCCTTTCATAAATGGCTTCCCAATTCAAAATACAATTTTCATGTGTAACGGGGTTTTATGTATTCCGACCCTACAAAACTGGTCCTAagtatgaaatgagccattttttccttttgaaactcaattctcattttcctttctgaaataaaataattttttaatttccaAATACATAAATTTAACTCTAATTATGCAATGCTTTTAAAATTGAATATACATATGGTACATATTGATTTTCAGAAATtaaattaccatttaaaagttcTACAAAATTCATTTCCACATTAAAGtctataaaaaaaatcaaattggcATAAAAATTCGAACACTCTTAAGTGGACATGGAAACACATACTCGACTAAGTACGACAAACAAGGTATGGTGGGAATTGGCTAGTGTGATATCTCCTCACAACCACCATCTAGTATGCTCAAACCTGTGTAGCAAGGTGAAGTCCATATACCAGTAATCACTCAACACATGTCAAGGGCATTTCTGCACATATATAATAGCTAAAGTGCATACAAAATCCTCAAATGAGATCAAACATCATAAACATGAAATAGTTGAAAGGTCATATATGTGCATAATCACCAAAGTAATGACAACATAATAAACAcactataataataatttaaatgtcTCGTAGAGTGCACCATACActtgaaaatataaaataatagtGGTATACACAATCTACAATAATCATGTACAAGTATCGATATACAAATTGAAtctcaaaataataaatataagaaTGCAAACATGAGAGGTGTTAGAAcatgccaaaaattaaaaaaattagatataaaAGTAaactaattataaaataaaaaataacaagaaTCAATAAAAGTAAGCCCAAAAAATAATTTCTCCAATATACACTCACAAAATGCACACTGCATTAtaggaaaataaaaacaaaaattaaagaaTAAAATGCCATTGATGAGCTAGTAAGGAAATAATTATCTAGCTAGTTAACAATGAAGGAAATATTGAATAATGATATGATGAATGCTAGTAGATTATTATTTTAGAGATTTGTTTATGGTCATGTGAAGACGACAAAATTTGGAAGTCTAACAAGGGTGTTGTATGAAATCTTTGACAATTTTAGTCTACTAGAAATATCTAGGTTTTAAACATTCCTTTACTATTATGCCAAGATGAAAAACCGTAAAAGTTTGACAAAagggaaaataattaaaataaagcgcattaaaaaggaaaagaaaaaaatctctaaaatagACAAAGAAAGAAACCAAAGAAATTTAGTACACATTTTACTAAGAAAAACTAGGACatgtatgcagggcataacacacATTTCTTCCATTAGATCATTTACATCCTTTAATCCCTTTGCAGAAACTACCTTGCATTGTGGTTGCTCCAAATAGTGTGTAATGACTCTTTTTTGAGTTATGGCCTACCATGTGGCACCTTTGGTGGTAGACAATCTAATCCTATCCTTAGTGGCTAGCACATCTATCTATGTAAAGAATAAAATTATTTAACATTGTGTTTATATGGGAAGGTGGTACATGCTTATGTTGACTCCCCTCGAAGGGAATTCTATAATGACTATTCAATACATGTTCTTCTATTCATAATATAAGTCAAAGTTAGAATATAATATGTTGTTTGCTATACCATTAGATAAATAAGGGATTCTACATAGATGTTAGAGatctatttaaaaataattctttttagTTAGTTTCTATATGCTATACAAAATACTAACAAATGTCATGGTATTTTTCTCTAGTTGATTGTTGTAGTGGCTCATCTAGTTATATGTGTGTGTTGGGGGCTACCTTTTCTACATGATTAAATTCCTCGAGTCTCTCTCTTAATTTCAATGGATTCATATAGTTCTAATTAATTAAAAGTGGGATAGGCCCGTACCTTTACTTATCCACCAAAAAGTGCAACCTAGGGTGCATGAGAAGTGCACACTTAGTAATAAGAGTGCAAAAATAGAAAACATCAAAagatcacaaaacacaaaaaagaccAAAGATATTACCAACAATAGAACTACAAAGAACTACACCACAACTAGTGAATCACAATAGACACAAAGAGATGGACTACTAGTCAGTGGCATTACTTTCTTGCCAAATCCTTTCATAAACTAAAGactttttcaaaaacaaattcttTTGTTGGAATATTAGCATAGATTGGGTTACTTGAATCAAGAGTATCTTTAACCACAAACATAGGGGGCTCCATAGAAGTAGAAGGGGAAAGTGCATGTCTTTTCTATTTGGCTTTCCTATGGTTGATCTCCTCTGATATAGCCTTTAGGGAGGACAAATTTTTGAGGACCGTCTCTTGGATTTGATTGTACATTTCCTCAAATTTTCCTTTCAAGATCTCTTGTTTTTCCTTTAAGTCCAAAACCATCCTATCCTCATTCTTCTGCAAGATCTTTTTTGAGTGCTCGTTTATCTTCTCTTCCACTTTCTCCTAATTCTCTAGTTTCTCGATCATATTACTCGCCACTTTCCAAACACATTCATCTTGCAAGTAAATGACCCATTTATCTTCTCTAGCCCATGCCTCCATCATGGCGTGAAGTCTATCCATTTTCCTGATGGCCACATCAAACTATGAAAGAAGGCATTTGATAATCAATTCCTATCATTCCATATTCTCTTCGAGCTTTAAGATAATGGTCTCTAAATTAAAAGGCCTCTTTTCATGGTCAAGAACCTCTAGGTTATTATAAATAGGGCTCTTTTCATGGTCAAGAACCTCTAGGTTATTATAAATAGGGCTCTTTTCATGGTCAAGAACCTCTAGGTTATTATAAATAGGGCTATTTTCATGGGCAACCTCCTTAGAAGACTCTAGGGACCATTTAGATTCCAAATCCTAGGAAGACTTTCAGCCCTCCACCTTCTTAGGGGGTGGAGTAGAGCGCTTCTGCTTTACTTCTCTTAAGGGATTAAAATAGGTGGGGAAATGCTTTGGTTTAAAAGATGAACCAATAGAGGTATTCTTAGTCATGGGGCCCCTACAAATCTCAACCACAAAATTTGGGTATGGAAAAGGGTTATGAAGAATTGGTAGGGACCCATCGAGAGGGGTTAAAGGAAGTTTAAAATTATAAAGCCTAagaatcaaaccctaatgaatgaagGGGTAGAGATATTTTTTCCTTTTGAGATAAAGAAGAGAAAACCCAGTAAGAAAATTTCATCTAGATACCATACCTAAGTTAGTTTATCATAGGGAAAATTTGGGTGCGG is a genomic window of Cryptomeria japonica chromosome 7, Sugi_1.0, whole genome shotgun sequence containing:
- the LOC131028418 gene encoding F-box/kelch-repeat protein SKIP20-like, which gives rise to MALEMFPGLVEDLGLQCLVRVPYKFHNHLRAVCKSWNAVLSSAHFCKERQRHNECEEGIAFLHKRPGDDLEHIIEAIVYYPLEHWWEKLPRIPKEFKLQYTHYHRCVYVSSKRLLVIMGLYNKSDNTEIVLIFDFSSRRWRLGPDVPSRRCSFACAASPSPEGLVYIGGGLNRAYEKGLSPHLVESYVLNLDQNKWYILPRMNADRPQVRCYGAFVDGKFYVVPDHGLSAQIYDPRTHLWRTINIQGRCPYVKEFDNHFIAVSGRFYRIAWKKGWVSVEEFDIANNTSTIIGRFVQMFSVHLCAVRWRDYIFVCAMDIDEYIADYYFFHVEKKRWTCVQMPRGFPTGCYIHELAAVQI